The Mechercharimyces sp. CAU 1602 genome includes a region encoding these proteins:
- the pruA gene encoding L-glutamate gamma-semialdehyde dehydrogenase: MIPYKHDPWTNFSVEENRRAYEAALKKVEAELGGDFDLIVDGKRIKTDDKITSYNPSNKEQVIGTVSKAKREHAEEAMQAAWTAFEEWRKWSPKARAEILFRASAIVKRRRHEFSALMTLEAGKSWVEADGDTSEAIDFMEFYGRQMIQLAQGKPCNSSEFQHNEYNYQPVGVGFAVPPWNFPFAIMCGITVSALVTGNAVLLKPSSNTPIIAAKFVEVLEEAGLPKGVLNFIPGSGSEIGDYIVDHPKLSFVSFTGSREVGCRIYERAAKVQEGQQWLKRVVAEMGGKDTIIVDRDADLELAAQSIVKSAFGYSGQKCSACSRAIVHQDVYEQVLERTIELTKELPVGNPTDVHTFVGPVIDAGQFRSISEYIEIGKQEGSLRLGGEADDSTGYFIQPTIIADLDPNSRIMQEEIFGPVLGFSKAKDFEELLEIANNTDYALTGAIISNNREHLERARRDFQVGNLYLNRGCTGSIVGEQPFGGFKMSGTDAKAGGPDYLRNFLHAKTVSEAF; the protein is encoded by the coding sequence GTGATCCCTTACAAACATGATCCATGGACAAACTTTAGTGTAGAAGAAAATCGGCGGGCTTATGAAGCCGCTCTTAAGAAAGTTGAAGCAGAGCTAGGTGGGGACTTTGACCTAATCGTAGATGGAAAGCGAATCAAAACTGACGATAAGATAACTTCTTACAACCCCTCTAACAAAGAGCAAGTGATTGGAACCGTTTCCAAAGCAAAAAGAGAACACGCAGAGGAAGCAATGCAAGCAGCCTGGACTGCTTTTGAAGAATGGCGCAAGTGGTCCCCAAAAGCACGTGCAGAGATCCTTTTTAGAGCCTCTGCTATCGTAAAGCGCCGCCGCCATGAATTCTCTGCCCTTATGACATTGGAAGCTGGAAAGTCATGGGTAGAAGCTGATGGAGATACCTCAGAAGCGATTGATTTCATGGAGTTTTATGGCCGTCAAATGATCCAGCTTGCACAAGGGAAACCATGTAATTCTTCTGAGTTTCAACATAATGAATATAACTACCAACCAGTCGGTGTAGGCTTCGCTGTTCCACCTTGGAATTTCCCATTTGCTATCATGTGTGGAATTACAGTATCCGCACTTGTTACTGGTAATGCCGTACTCTTAAAGCCATCTAGCAACACACCTATTATTGCAGCTAAATTTGTAGAAGTACTAGAAGAGGCTGGTTTACCTAAAGGTGTACTTAACTTTATCCCCGGCAGTGGCTCTGAAATCGGAGACTACATCGTAGATCATCCAAAACTGAGCTTTGTAAGCTTTACCGGTTCACGTGAAGTGGGTTGTCGTATTTATGAGCGTGCCGCAAAAGTACAAGAAGGGCAACAGTGGCTTAAACGAGTTGTCGCTGAAATGGGCGGAAAAGATACGATCATTGTTGATCGTGACGCTGATTTGGAGCTAGCAGCCCAATCCATCGTTAAATCTGCTTTCGGATATTCGGGGCAAAAGTGTTCTGCCTGCTCGCGTGCCATTGTGCATCAAGATGTGTATGAGCAAGTATTAGAACGCACCATTGAGTTGACAAAAGAGTTACCTGTTGGTAACCCTACTGATGTTCATACCTTCGTCGGACCCGTCATCGACGCTGGACAATTCCGTTCTATCAGTGAATATATTGAGATCGGAAAACAGGAAGGTTCCTTGCGCCTCGGGGGTGAAGCAGATGACTCCACAGGTTACTTTATTCAACCGACCATTATTGCTGATCTTGATCCAAACTCCCGTATAATGCAGGAAGAAATCTTTGGGCCTGTACTTGGATTCTCCAAAGCGAAAGACTTTGAAGAACTATTGGAGATTGCTAACAACACCGATTATGCCCTTACAGGTGCTATCATTTCCAACAATCGCGAACACCTGGAACGCGCCCGTCGCGACTTCCAAGTAGGAAATCTCTACCTGAACCGTGGCTGTACTGGTTCAATCGTTGGTGAGCAACCATTCGGTGGCTTTAAGATGTCAGGTACTGATGCAAAAGCTGGTGGTCCAGACTACCTAAGAAACTTCCTCCATGCGAAAACCGTATCAGAAGCTTTCTAA
- a CDS encoding pirin family protein — translation MIEKRSAQSRHKVDHGWLQSYFSFSFGDYHDPKNVSFGPLRVLNDDVIKPGRGFGTHPHQEMEIVSILLQGSLKHEDSDGHSSITSVGGVQRMSAGTGIFHSEMNPSTEEEVHLFQMWFFPDQNGLTPSYEQVEYDQSKMKNRLLPIVAKNPAEPGVAHINQDLTIYLSELERGMEITFTQSAGRRLFLFVIEGRIEVNGSTILTKRDSARMTEVENLSAKASEKTKWMLIDLPF, via the coding sequence ATGATCGAAAAACGTTCAGCCCAGTCGAGACACAAGGTGGATCATGGGTGGCTACAAAGCTACTTCAGCTTTTCCTTTGGCGACTATCATGATCCAAAAAACGTGAGTTTTGGTCCGCTTCGAGTCTTGAATGATGATGTAATCAAACCGGGGAGAGGGTTTGGCACTCACCCTCATCAGGAGATGGAGATTGTCTCGATCTTGTTACAGGGATCGTTGAAACATGAAGATAGCGATGGTCATTCCTCCATCACTTCTGTGGGTGGAGTTCAACGAATGAGTGCCGGTACAGGTATTTTTCATTCAGAGATGAATCCGTCGACGGAGGAAGAGGTGCACTTATTCCAGATGTGGTTCTTTCCTGATCAAAATGGGCTAACCCCTTCTTATGAACAGGTAGAATATGATCAGAGTAAGATGAAAAATCGATTGTTACCCATCGTAGCGAAAAATCCGGCGGAGCCAGGTGTGGCTCATATCAACCAAGATCTGACGATCTATCTGTCAGAACTGGAGCGTGGGATGGAAATTACCTTTACACAATCGGCAGGCAGACGTTTGTTCCTATTTGTTATTGAAGGACGTATTGAGGTTAATGGTAGCACCATATTAACTAAAAGAGATTCGGCAAGGATGACAGAAGTTGAAAACTTGAGTGCAAAGGCATCTGAGAAAACCAAATGGATGTTAATCGATTTGCCGTTTTAA
- a CDS encoding MarR family winged helix-turn-helix transcriptional regulator — MNEAEGEIALKLFVVLFRSQRALEQRVAEDIRSHGFNMTEFAVLELLYHKGDQPIQKIGGQILISSGTMTYVVDKLEKKGLLERVSCPKDRRVTYASITDRGKEVMREIFPQHQALIEKIFVDLSTAEKETMINLLKNIGYRSEQI, encoded by the coding sequence ATGAATGAAGCAGAGGGTGAGATCGCTTTAAAGCTCTTTGTTGTACTCTTTCGCTCCCAGCGTGCACTTGAGCAGAGGGTGGCCGAAGATATACGCTCCCATGGTTTTAATATGACTGAGTTTGCCGTTTTAGAATTGTTGTACCATAAAGGAGATCAACCTATCCAAAAAATTGGCGGGCAAATTCTTATCTCTAGTGGTACGATGACTTATGTGGTAGATAAGTTAGAGAAAAAAGGCTTACTGGAGCGCGTTTCTTGTCCTAAAGACAGGCGTGTCACCTACGCTTCGATTACAGACAGGGGTAAAGAAGTGATGCGGGAGATTTTCCCCCAGCATCAAGCTTTGATTGAGAAAATCTTTGTGGATTTGTCGACAGCAGAAAAAGAGACCATGATTAATCTCCTTAAAAATATTGGTTATCGTTCAGAACAAATCTAA
- a CDS encoding NAD(P)-dependent alcohol dehydrogenase has product MDKNKSLVVGEKPKPRPKSNEVLVKVYATSVNPADWKMEKTMSKLGLPYRVGSDFSGVVDEVGEKVTLLQPGDAVFALRGPGSGCASEYLTVHEKNVVKKPDEVSFEEAAGVPTAGITAWHGLTTYGNVQPGQKVLIIGASGGIGTYAVQMAKALGAEVTGVCSTNNVELVKNLGADHVIDYRQDRVIDRRLFSKFDLILDTVATNEYKEYFPLLTQAGLYVTPVTTLRHFIGKLKGYMLRQRKRATVIFIPTRGVKQLMEISNLMSQGHVKTLIEHVFTLEDINQAFDLSKTGRARGKIIVRIHS; this is encoded by the coding sequence TTGGATAAGAACAAATCGTTGGTTGTGGGGGAAAAGCCAAAGCCAAGGCCAAAATCAAACGAAGTATTGGTTAAAGTATACGCGACTAGTGTGAACCCAGCAGATTGGAAAATGGAAAAAACCATGTCCAAGCTAGGTCTCCCTTATCGTGTTGGGTCCGACTTTAGTGGCGTAGTGGATGAGGTAGGAGAGAAGGTGACCCTTCTTCAACCTGGAGACGCTGTCTTTGCGCTGAGGGGACCTGGGAGCGGATGTGCGAGTGAATACCTTACTGTTCACGAGAAGAATGTAGTGAAAAAACCAGATGAAGTATCTTTCGAAGAAGCTGCTGGAGTACCTACCGCGGGAATTACAGCATGGCATGGACTTACTACTTACGGTAATGTACAACCAGGACAAAAAGTACTCATTATTGGTGCATCCGGAGGAATTGGGACGTATGCGGTACAGATGGCCAAAGCTTTAGGAGCGGAGGTTACGGGTGTTTGTAGTACGAACAATGTTGAGCTTGTAAAAAATTTAGGTGCAGATCATGTCATTGATTACCGTCAAGATCGCGTCATTGACCGCAGGTTATTTAGTAAGTTTGATCTCATCTTAGATACGGTAGCAACCAATGAATATAAAGAATATTTCCCTCTTCTTACCCAAGCAGGCTTGTACGTCACCCCGGTCACAACACTTCGCCATTTTATAGGGAAACTAAAAGGATATATGTTGCGCCAAAGGAAAAGAGCAACGGTTATCTTTATCCCAACACGTGGAGTAAAACAGTTAATGGAGATCAGCAATCTAATGAGTCAAGGGCATGTGAAAACATTGATTGAACATGTATTTACTCTGGAGGATATTAATCAAGCATTCGATTTAAGTAAGACGGGGAGGGCAAGAGGGAAAATTATTGTTCGGATTCATTCATGA
- a CDS encoding helix-turn-helix transcriptional regulator, giving the protein MGKSHIDVNDFESITKFFTALGDPIRIQITFILGNNGKSNVTDIASHFDITRPSISHHLKILRDAQIVDSKKVGQEVYYWLSRERVSTNMQLIADALVSKECDV; this is encoded by the coding sequence ATGGGCAAATCTCATATCGATGTAAATGATTTTGAAAGTATAACAAAGTTCTTCACAGCCTTAGGAGATCCTATTCGAATACAGATCACCTTTATTTTAGGCAATAACGGCAAATCAAATGTGACTGATATTGCAAGTCACTTCGATATTACTAGACCTTCGATCTCTCATCATCTTAAGATTTTAAGAGATGCTCAAATTGTGGATAGCAAGAAGGTGGGTCAAGAAGTATATTATTGGCTGTCCCGTGAACGTGTGTCCACCAATATGCAGTTAATCGCAGATGCATTGGTTTCAAAGGAATGTGACGTGTAA
- a CDS encoding peptidase MA family metallohydrolase: MSRLSWLKGFSLLLLILTLVMQITLDSSSVFASAEEMEHVRLEIENLLQEKEHGINERSFQRFKQVIDPENKTYLQEQKRWFQDAILTVDPGTYHLELLSIIPGDNLQLHTLIKQEYQSNGKIHTLKIPLLFKNVEGNWYESDIPFQHMAEGSVVVHYSHPDLKEQAAVALDAANKAFEAFAQKFGWEQTEKTEIKLYHDDILFRQSVKLSLPEWAAGWNEFGQSIKFVGQKGDTRSFSAGIVHEITHKVLSDLTTDNASYWLQEGAAEYYEAHLLPGMKSEHPVLEESQYTWEKLKEQQLELLGSADARAYYAHCYDFYRYLVERFGEKKLQEVFTYLKLYPLVDQDAANKLPETNERTEEALQKGLGVSLSQIGREWVEQVGNRQEPNAPMFQYF; encoded by the coding sequence TTGAGTAGATTGTCTTGGTTGAAAGGATTCTCTTTGCTCTTATTAATCCTGACGTTAGTGATGCAGATTACTTTGGACTCATCATCGGTGTTCGCCTCCGCTGAAGAGATGGAACATGTTCGTTTGGAAATCGAAAACTTATTACAAGAGAAGGAACACGGGATAAATGAGCGGAGTTTTCAGAGATTTAAACAGGTTATTGATCCTGAAAATAAAACATATTTGCAAGAGCAGAAACGGTGGTTTCAAGATGCGATCTTAACCGTGGATCCAGGAACGTATCATTTGGAACTGCTTTCGATCATTCCTGGAGATAACCTACAACTACATACGCTAATTAAACAGGAGTATCAAAGTAATGGTAAGATACATACTCTCAAGATTCCATTACTTTTTAAAAATGTGGAAGGGAATTGGTACGAGTCAGATATTCCTTTTCAGCATATGGCGGAAGGATCCGTCGTCGTTCATTACAGCCATCCCGATCTTAAGGAACAAGCGGCGGTCGCACTTGATGCGGCTAACAAAGCGTTTGAAGCCTTTGCGCAAAAGTTTGGTTGGGAGCAGACAGAAAAAACTGAGATTAAGCTTTACCATGATGATATCCTTTTCCGGCAATCGGTAAAGCTATCCCTACCAGAGTGGGCGGCGGGTTGGAACGAATTTGGTCAGTCAATTAAGTTTGTTGGTCAAAAAGGGGATACGCGCTCCTTTTCGGCGGGTATTGTTCATGAAATTACCCATAAAGTATTAAGTGATCTCACTACGGACAATGCATCTTATTGGTTGCAGGAGGGGGCGGCAGAATATTATGAAGCACATCTTCTTCCAGGAATGAAAAGCGAGCACCCAGTACTAGAAGAGTCGCAGTACACATGGGAGAAGTTAAAGGAACAGCAGTTAGAGTTACTCGGCTCAGCAGATGCGAGAGCATACTATGCTCATTGTTATGACTTTTATCGCTATCTTGTTGAACGTTTCGGTGAGAAGAAACTTCAAGAAGTATTTACTTATTTAAAGTTGTATCCTTTGGTCGATCAGGATGCAGCCAATAAATTACCGGAAACCAATGAGAGGACAGAAGAAGCATTGCAGAAGGGATTGGGTGTCTCACTTTCACAAATAGGGAGAGAATGGGTAGAACAAGTAGGGAATAGACAGGAGCCAAACGCACCGATGTTTCAATATTTTTAA
- a CDS encoding NCS2 family permease, which produces MGKVGHYFRFAENQTTLRTEILAGTTIFFTMAYILLVNPYLLGKEAGMDFGAVFVATALAAALGTLLMGLLANYPIALAPGMGLNAYFTYTVVLGMGVSWQVALGAVFISGILFLFLTLVRLRELIINTIPAGLKSAVSAGIGLFIAFVGLKNAGIVVASEATLVQMNTSLTEPGVLLTVLGLVITVLLMIRGVKGAIFIGMVTTAIIGMITGVVPPPQGVVSLPPSVTPTLLQMDIMGALDLGLFSIIFAFLFVDLFDTAGTLVGVSKQANLLKENKLPRAGRALTADSIATMSGAALGTSTVTSYIESSAGVASGGRTGMTAVVTAAWFLLALFIFPLVETFASVAAITSPALIIVGVLMASSLKDIEWNDLTEAIPAFLTVVMMPLTFSIATGIAIGFIFYPLAKVFVGQYKRVHPILYILAILFIIRFAFGGSL; this is translated from the coding sequence GTGGGGAAAGTTGGTCACTACTTTAGGTTTGCAGAAAACCAGACAACATTACGAACGGAAATATTGGCAGGAACCACCATATTTTTTACGATGGCATATATTTTATTGGTAAATCCTTATTTATTAGGAAAAGAAGCAGGGATGGATTTTGGTGCAGTGTTTGTTGCTACTGCTTTAGCAGCTGCATTGGGCACTTTATTAATGGGTCTTCTGGCTAACTATCCGATTGCCTTAGCGCCGGGAATGGGGCTAAACGCATACTTTACTTATACAGTAGTATTGGGCATGGGTGTTAGTTGGCAAGTAGCTTTAGGAGCCGTTTTTATTTCAGGTATTTTATTTCTGTTTTTAACACTGGTTCGTTTGCGTGAATTGATCATTAACACGATTCCGGCAGGTTTGAAAAGTGCCGTTTCTGCCGGGATTGGTCTGTTTATTGCATTTGTAGGTTTGAAAAATGCAGGGATTGTGGTTGCGTCAGAAGCGACATTGGTACAGATGAACACATCCCTTACAGAACCTGGGGTGTTGCTTACGGTACTGGGGCTCGTCATCACCGTTTTGTTGATGATAAGAGGAGTTAAGGGAGCTATCTTCATCGGTATGGTGACCACTGCTATAATAGGCATGATAACAGGGGTAGTGCCACCTCCCCAAGGGGTTGTGTCTCTTCCACCAAGTGTGACGCCCACGTTATTACAGATGGATATTATGGGTGCGCTTGATCTGGGGCTTTTTTCAATTATATTTGCTTTTCTTTTCGTTGATTTATTTGATACAGCGGGTACTCTCGTCGGTGTTTCGAAGCAGGCTAATCTACTTAAAGAGAACAAATTACCACGAGCAGGACGAGCGTTAACTGCTGATTCAATCGCTACCATGTCGGGGGCTGCCTTGGGTACATCGACGGTTACGTCATATATTGAATCGAGTGCAGGAGTGGCAAGTGGAGGACGTACAGGCATGACTGCCGTTGTTACGGCAGCCTGGTTTTTATTAGCTTTATTTATATTCCCATTAGTGGAGACGTTCGCCTCAGTTGCAGCCATCACCTCACCTGCCCTTATTATCGTCGGTGTTTTGATGGCATCTAGCTTAAAAGATATTGAGTGGAATGATTTAACAGAAGCGATACCAGCTTTTCTCACTGTCGTAATGATGCCGCTGACTTTTAGTATTGCTACTGGAATTGCCATTGGTTTTATCTTTTATCCGCTAGCGAAAGTTTTCGTCGGTCAATATAAACGGGTTCATCCAATTCTATATATCCTAGCGATATTGTTTATTATTCGTTTTGCGTTTGGGGGCAGCTTATAG
- the guaA gene encoding glutamine-hydrolyzing GMP synthase: MDQPQERIIVLDFGGQYNQLIARRIRELGVFSELVSHQMSADEIRQLAPQGIIFSGGPNSVYAPDAPSCDPAIFDLDIPILGICYGMQMMGAHYGATIDRASQREYGKAEIELTSSATMYAGMAEKQVVWMSHSDVVTAPPTGFQVDASTPSAPVAAMSHAQKRQYAVQFHPEVRHTANGNEMLRRFLFDVCNCVGTWSMENFVEDTIVELRDAIGERKVLCALSGGVDSSVVAALIHRAVGDQLTCVFVDHGLLRKGEAESVMSTFCDYFHMNVIKVDAQARFLDKLRGVSDPEAKRKIIGNEFIRVFEEEAEKLGEHDLLGQGTLYTDIIESGTATAQTIKSHHNVGGLPEDMKMDLVEPLNTLFKDEVRAVGEELGMPAEIVWRQPFPGPGLGIRVIGEVSEEKLEIVRESDAILREEIRLAGLDREIWQYFTALPDFKSVGVMGDARTYAYTVGIRAVTSIDGMTADWARIPYETLEKISTRIINEVDGVNRVVYDITSKPPATIEWE, translated from the coding sequence ATGGACCAACCCCAAGAACGTATTATCGTACTCGATTTTGGTGGACAGTATAATCAGTTGATCGCGCGACGCATTCGTGAACTAGGAGTTTTTAGTGAGCTTGTCTCTCACCAAATGAGTGCAGATGAAATAAGGCAACTCGCACCTCAGGGCATCATATTTTCAGGAGGTCCTAACAGTGTATATGCTCCAGATGCGCCCAGCTGTGATCCAGCAATCTTTGATCTAGATATTCCTATTCTGGGGATCTGCTACGGAATGCAGATGATGGGAGCGCACTACGGGGCGACCATCGACCGTGCTTCCCAGCGAGAATATGGAAAAGCAGAGATTGAACTAACCTCATCTGCGACGATGTATGCAGGTATGGCAGAAAAACAAGTGGTGTGGATGAGCCACAGTGATGTGGTTACCGCACCGCCAACAGGTTTCCAAGTAGATGCAAGTACCCCTTCTGCCCCTGTAGCTGCGATGAGCCATGCGCAAAAACGTCAGTACGCTGTTCAATTTCATCCCGAAGTACGTCATACGGCAAATGGGAATGAGATGTTGCGTCGCTTCCTCTTCGATGTATGCAATTGTGTAGGAACGTGGAGCATGGAAAACTTTGTGGAGGATACCATTGTAGAATTACGAGATGCCATCGGGGAGCGCAAAGTACTTTGTGCATTGAGCGGAGGTGTTGATTCTTCTGTGGTAGCGGCACTGATACACCGTGCAGTGGGTGATCAGCTCACATGTGTTTTTGTTGATCATGGTTTGTTACGTAAAGGAGAAGCGGAGAGTGTGATGAGTACCTTCTGCGATTATTTTCATATGAATGTGATCAAAGTGGATGCTCAGGCTCGTTTTCTCGATAAATTGCGAGGTGTATCTGATCCAGAGGCAAAGCGGAAGATTATTGGAAATGAGTTTATCCGTGTATTTGAAGAAGAGGCGGAAAAGCTGGGTGAGCATGATCTCTTGGGACAGGGGACACTGTATACCGATATTATCGAATCAGGTACGGCGACCGCGCAAACGATTAAATCACATCATAATGTAGGTGGACTACCTGAAGATATGAAAATGGACCTGGTAGAACCGCTTAATACGCTTTTTAAAGATGAAGTGCGCGCTGTGGGAGAGGAGTTAGGGATGCCCGCTGAAATTGTGTGGCGACAACCTTTCCCTGGACCAGGTCTTGGTATTCGCGTTATTGGTGAAGTAAGTGAAGAGAAGTTAGAGATCGTGCGTGAGTCGGATGCTATTTTGCGTGAGGAAATTCGCTTGGCAGGTTTAGATCGAGAGATTTGGCAGTACTTTACCGCCCTTCCTGACTTTAAGAGTGTAGGCGTAATGGGTGATGCTCGTACGTATGCGTATACTGTTGGTATTCGTGCTGTTACTTCGATTGATGGTATGACGGCAGATTGGGCTCGAATTCCATATGAAACACTGGAGAAAATTAGTACTCGCATTATTAATGAAGTTGATGGAGTTAATCGCGTGGTATATGATATCACTTCTAAACCACCTGCTACGATCGAGTGGGAATAA
- a CDS encoding DUF3488 and transglutaminase-like domain-containing protein — MIRRVSFNIRVLILFIVSSYLWIEWLRPLDEALNIGNLKWLFLAAILFILTKMTVRSHLLNLTLIAVIMLFTLHRIYYAPQELSLFNLEWLHLLWIECGRYISLLVLGDWLSVPPLRLQSVGLILLIAFIAQVSFHAMVEKKRVLPILLLSLFYFAVLDSLTSFAAWGAVIRVFVVGVFLTTWMRWTRFAERMEEVPEPKGWYRFALFFLIAVVVVGTWAPKPAASWSDSFVFLPFVEGNGNNASGVGKIGYGKDDTKLGGPFIQDERIAIVASNVEVPYYWRGEAKSLYTGRGWSDSVEERVEKYPLSAENMEESSVEGTLFDNVKTEMNTADIFKEASPDFLVFTPGQLTSFKMNVNVNSELLVSSSKVELSGDMTDVYEIKSELKSEIPVINRKQLRTSKAGYPPDIRYNYLQLPPAFPERIRAQTERVIAGKDNPYDRAVAIEAYLRSNFTYDTEETSVPPKGSDFVDDFLFESKVGYCNHFSTSMVVMLRSIGIPSRWVKGFAPGESAYNEKRDKHDVIVRNSDAHSWVEVYFAGIGWIPFEPTPGFTNPTPLEEETKKSDQGSEQDDSTSTNHSEADADRTSLERQMAEEAQVSATKGESSSIWKEWQGRIMWILTLLLLLAVITIKYWRTFYWWWLQRLPSGPSKGKQGVVKRTYQVLMLYAWRKGVRSPDQTVREYLLKKEWYSSPSKELEELTSIYEQARYGKDEGSGQSLWKKVDLLWRKLLQQLRP, encoded by the coding sequence TTGATTAGACGTGTTTCCTTTAACATACGCGTGTTGATTCTGTTTATCGTCTCCTCTTATTTATGGATTGAATGGCTACGCCCACTAGATGAAGCGCTTAATATAGGGAATCTCAAATGGTTATTTCTAGCGGCAATTCTTTTTATCTTGACTAAAATGACAGTAAGAAGTCATCTGTTAAACCTTACTCTCATCGCAGTTATTATGTTGTTTACTCTTCACCGTATCTACTATGCCCCTCAGGAGTTATCGCTCTTTAACCTAGAATGGCTCCACTTACTATGGATAGAGTGCGGACGATATATAAGTCTGCTCGTTTTAGGAGATTGGTTAAGTGTTCCCCCGCTTCGCCTTCAATCGGTAGGGCTCATCCTTTTAATCGCTTTTATCGCTCAGGTCAGTTTTCATGCGATGGTAGAGAAAAAGCGAGTCTTACCAATTCTATTGCTCTCATTATTCTATTTTGCCGTACTGGACTCACTTACATCATTTGCAGCTTGGGGAGCGGTAATACGAGTTTTCGTGGTCGGGGTATTCCTCACTACATGGATGCGTTGGACGCGTTTTGCGGAAAGGATGGAGGAGGTGCCGGAACCAAAAGGATGGTACCGATTTGCTCTCTTCTTTCTTATCGCTGTGGTCGTTGTGGGAACATGGGCACCTAAACCAGCAGCTAGTTGGTCAGATTCGTTTGTGTTCCTTCCCTTTGTTGAAGGAAATGGAAATAACGCCAGTGGAGTAGGAAAAATTGGATATGGTAAAGATGATACAAAGCTGGGTGGGCCGTTTATTCAGGATGAAAGAATTGCGATTGTAGCAAGCAATGTAGAAGTTCCATATTATTGGCGTGGAGAAGCAAAATCTCTATATACGGGACGAGGTTGGTCAGACAGTGTGGAAGAAAGAGTTGAAAAATATCCTTTGTCTGCAGAGAATATGGAAGAATCCTCTGTAGAGGGAACTCTTTTCGATAATGTAAAGACGGAGATGAATACAGCGGATATTTTTAAAGAAGCGTCACCAGATTTCTTAGTCTTTACTCCAGGTCAACTTACTTCATTCAAAATGAATGTAAATGTTAATAGTGAGTTACTCGTCTCTTCCAGTAAAGTTGAGCTATCGGGAGATATGACAGATGTGTATGAAATAAAGTCCGAACTAAAGTCCGAAATTCCTGTCATCAACCGTAAACAATTGCGCACGAGTAAAGCAGGCTACCCCCCCGATATTCGTTATAACTATCTTCAGCTTCCGCCGGCTTTCCCTGAGCGGATACGCGCACAAACGGAGCGGGTGATTGCGGGCAAAGATAATCCGTATGATCGAGCTGTAGCAATCGAAGCTTATTTACGCAGTAATTTTACTTACGATACAGAAGAGACTTCCGTTCCGCCCAAAGGGTCTGATTTTGTCGATGATTTCCTGTTTGAGTCGAAGGTGGGGTACTGTAATCACTTTTCCACTTCCATGGTTGTGATGCTACGCTCTATTGGTATCCCATCACGTTGGGTGAAAGGGTTTGCTCCTGGTGAATCAGCGTATAATGAAAAACGGGATAAGCATGATGTGATTGTCCGTAATTCTGATGCACACTCATGGGTAGAGGTTTATTTTGCAGGGATTGGTTGGATCCCGTTTGAACCGACACCCGGCTTTACTAATCCCACCCCCTTAGAAGAGGAAACTAAGAAATCTGATCAAGGAAGTGAGCAAGATGACTCAACGTCAACCAATCATAGTGAAGCGGACGCAGATCGTACCTCGCTGGAAAGACAGATGGCTGAGGAAGCACAAGTAAGTGCAACGAAGGGTGAAAGCAGCAGTATATGGAAGGAATGGCAAGGTCGCATAATGTGGATACTGACTCTATTGCTACTGCTTGCGGTTATTACGATCAAGTATTGGCGCACCTTTTATTGGTGGTGGCTACAACGTCTACCTAGTGGGCCTAGCAAAGGAAAGCAGGGCGTTGTTAAACGTACTTATCAGGTATTGATGTTGTATGCATGGCGTAAAGGGGTGCGTTCACCTGATCAGACGGTGCGTGAATATCTATTGAAAAAAGAATGGTATTCGTCCCCCTCGAAAGAATTAGAAGAGTTGACTTCTATTTACGAGCAGGCGCGCTATGGTAAAGATGAGGGAAGTGGGCAGTCATTATGGAAAAAGGTAGACTTACTTTGGAGAAAACTTCTCCAGCAATTGCGTCCTTGA